The proteins below are encoded in one region of Fibrella aestuarina BUZ 2:
- the pbpC gene encoding penicillin-binding protein 1C, whose amino-acid sequence MATYLRTHRWPTIVLGTLLCLWGLDRLFPPPIQVPYSTIVTAADGTTLHAFLSRDDKWRLYATLDEITPRMQQTILQKEDRWFRWHWGVNPVSMVRAAGRNLLSGKRTSGASTITMQVVRLLEPRPRTYGSKLIEIARAMQLEAHLSKDEILQLYLNLVPYGGNVEGIKSASLLYFGKPPQLLSLAEITALAIIPNRPSSLRLGEQNAAIVQARNAWLRRFAEAGTFDSTAINDALAEPLTAHRQPAPNLAPHLSLRLRAEQPHVPIIRSTLKPAVQTAAERLVRQYVDRVKGQNIHNAAVLVINNQTGAVEAYVGSADFGNTFDGGQVDGVRAIRSPGSTLKPLLYALAFDKGLITPKAKLNDVPTNFAGYEPDNYDRHFNGPVTAEFALANSLNIPAVKLLRDVSTPVFVAKLREAGFRTVQKQADDMGLSMILGGCGVTLEELTQAYTAFAAPQTTNGSLRRLRYTVNSRSTRDKAEGDDTSPTERLFSPEAAFLVTNTLTQLTRPDLPNNFDNSYRLPRIAWKTGTSYGRRDAWSIGYNRRYTVGVWVGNFSGVGVPELSGANTATPLLFQVFNAIDYNAPAGWFRPPVGGKLALRQVCPESGDVPRVDAPERTCVGRAVDYYIMGVSRSSPCQHQAVVWTNAVGTMSYCTYCRPTSGDSLTRAVARLYPNLAPEVVAWYAASHRPYAAIPPHNPACTRVFGQGAPPTITSLNAGSEYFIDPKSPADLALTCQTANDVQQVYWYLNDRLLRGAKPTETLFFRPTPGTLTVSCADDKGRVSKVRVLIKRG is encoded by the coding sequence CTGGCAACGTACCTACGCACGCATCGCTGGCCGACGATCGTGCTGGGTACGTTGCTTTGTTTGTGGGGGCTGGATCGGCTTTTTCCGCCACCCATTCAGGTGCCTTACTCGACCATCGTAACGGCGGCCGACGGGACGACGCTGCACGCCTTTCTGAGCCGCGACGATAAATGGCGGCTCTATGCCACGCTTGACGAGATTACGCCCCGAATGCAACAGACGATTCTGCAAAAAGAAGATCGCTGGTTCCGGTGGCATTGGGGCGTGAATCCGGTGTCGATGGTGCGGGCGGCGGGGCGCAACCTGCTGTCGGGCAAACGCACGTCGGGCGCGTCGACGATCACCATGCAGGTGGTGCGCCTGCTGGAACCCCGCCCCCGAACGTATGGGAGCAAGTTGATTGAAATCGCCCGGGCGATGCAGTTGGAAGCCCATTTGTCGAAAGACGAAATCCTGCAACTGTACTTGAATCTCGTGCCCTATGGCGGCAATGTGGAGGGCATCAAATCGGCGTCATTGCTGTATTTCGGGAAACCGCCGCAGCTGCTGAGTCTGGCCGAGATTACGGCGCTGGCGATCATTCCCAACCGGCCGTCGAGTCTGCGGCTGGGCGAGCAAAATGCGGCCATCGTGCAGGCGCGGAATGCCTGGTTGCGCCGGTTTGCGGAGGCGGGTACGTTCGATTCAACTGCGATCAACGACGCGCTGGCCGAACCACTGACGGCCCACCGCCAACCTGCTCCCAATCTGGCGCCGCATCTAAGCCTGCGCCTACGCGCCGAACAGCCCCACGTACCCATCATCCGGTCGACGCTGAAACCAGCCGTCCAAACGGCGGCGGAACGGTTAGTTCGTCAGTACGTCGACCGTGTCAAAGGGCAGAATATTCACAACGCGGCGGTGCTGGTGATCAACAACCAGACGGGTGCGGTGGAAGCCTACGTGGGGTCGGCCGATTTTGGAAATACGTTTGATGGCGGACAGGTCGACGGGGTGCGGGCGATACGGTCGCCGGGGAGTACGCTGAAACCGCTGCTCTACGCGCTGGCCTTCGATAAGGGGCTAATTACGCCCAAAGCTAAACTTAACGACGTACCCACCAACTTCGCAGGGTACGAGCCCGACAACTACGACCGACATTTCAACGGCCCCGTTACGGCTGAATTTGCACTGGCCAACTCGCTCAATATTCCCGCCGTGAAATTGCTCCGCGACGTGTCGACGCCGGTGTTCGTGGCCAAACTGCGCGAAGCGGGCTTTCGAACGGTGCAAAAACAGGCCGACGATATGGGCCTATCGATGATTCTGGGGGGCTGTGGGGTGACGCTCGAAGAACTGACCCAAGCCTACACGGCCTTTGCCGCACCCCAAACGACCAACGGCTCGTTGCGCCGGCTGCGGTACACCGTCAATAGTCGATCGACGCGGGACAAGGCCGAAGGCGATGACACCTCACCAACGGAACGGCTTTTCTCGCCCGAAGCGGCTTTTCTGGTCACCAACACCCTCACGCAACTCACCCGCCCCGACCTGCCCAATAATTTCGACAATAGCTACCGCCTGCCGCGCATCGCCTGGAAAACGGGTACGTCGTACGGGCGGCGCGATGCCTGGAGTATCGGCTACAACCGGCGCTATACCGTTGGGGTCTGGGTCGGCAACTTCTCAGGCGTGGGCGTTCCCGAACTGAGCGGGGCCAATACCGCCACACCACTCCTGTTCCAGGTGTTCAATGCCATCGATTACAACGCCCCGGCTGGTTGGTTTCGCCCCCCCGTTGGCGGCAAGCTGGCCCTTCGGCAAGTATGCCCCGAAAGCGGCGACGTACCCCGTGTGGATGCGCCCGAACGTACCTGCGTGGGGCGGGCCGTCGATTACTACATCATGGGTGTGTCGCGGTCGAGCCCGTGTCAGCATCAGGCGGTGGTCTGGACTAACGCCGTCGGCACCATGTCGTATTGTACTTATTGCCGACCAACGAGTGGCGATTCACTAACGCGGGCCGTGGCGCGGCTGTACCCCAATCTGGCTCCGGAAGTGGTGGCATGGTACGCGGCGAGCCATCGGCCCTACGCCGCCATTCCGCCGCATAATCCGGCCTGCACGCGGGTGTTCGGGCAAGGAGCGCCGCCCACCATTACCAGCCTGAACGCGGGGAGTGAGTACTTTATCGACCCAAAAAGCCCCGCCGACCTGGCGCTGACCTGCCAGACGGCCAACGACGTGCAGCAGGTGTATTGGTACTTGAACGACCGGCTGTTGCGTGGCGCCAAACCCACCGAGACGCTCTTCTTCCGCCCAACACCCGGTACGCTGACCGTATCGTGCGCCGATGACAAGGGCCGGGTCAGCAAGGTGCGGGTGCTGATCAAGCGAGGGTAA
- a CDS encoding 4Fe-4S dicluster domain-containing protein, protein MAYFEDIRDGIKTTWKGLSLTMRHLREATRRRQPLGVEGNNYFEQATGLVTVQYPHEKMPIPDNGRYRLHNEMDDCIVCDKCAKICPVDCITIDPIKATGEVGRASDGSPIRLYAAKFDIDMAKCCYCGLCTVVCPTECLTMEKTFDYSTYELSQLNYAFANLTPEQADEKRALYEQYVQEKEAAKAVKPVAPVAEPAAEAKPAFRPGMKPASKPAAETATPAPTADVPNVPEATEPAVAPTADVPAKPRPAFRPGMKPKPATEAVAPAETPVVPPTEPAAETPAAPTSADVAPKPKPAFRPTMKPPVAKPEPIEETPTADATPAEAEAIAMQDVAEQPGVTEPIAEALPEPTPAPKPRPAFKPTMKPAAKPIADAPATPEPVAETPSNAATPDVPAKPKPAFRPTMKPAKPAAPPTADVPPAAEPASSDTPAPSAADDASSTDSPTPKPKPAFRPTMKPKQ, encoded by the coding sequence ATGGCTTACTTCGAGGACATACGCGACGGGATCAAAACGACCTGGAAAGGCCTGAGCCTGACGATGCGTCACCTGCGCGAGGCTACCCGCCGTCGGCAACCCCTGGGCGTTGAGGGGAACAACTATTTTGAGCAGGCAACCGGCCTCGTGACGGTACAGTACCCCCACGAAAAAATGCCCATTCCCGACAATGGGCGCTACCGGCTGCACAACGAGATGGACGATTGCATTGTCTGTGACAAATGCGCCAAAATCTGCCCCGTCGACTGCATCACCATCGATCCCATCAAAGCAACCGGGGAAGTTGGGCGGGCTTCCGATGGGTCGCCCATCCGGCTCTATGCGGCTAAATTCGACATCGACATGGCCAAGTGCTGCTACTGTGGCCTGTGCACGGTGGTCTGCCCGACGGAATGCCTGACGATGGAGAAAACCTTCGATTACAGCACCTACGAACTCTCGCAGCTCAACTACGCCTTCGCCAACCTGACGCCTGAGCAGGCCGACGAAAAACGGGCTTTGTATGAACAATACGTACAGGAGAAAGAAGCAGCCAAAGCGGTAAAACCCGTGGCACCTGTTGCCGAGCCAGCTGCTGAAGCCAAACCTGCCTTCCGGCCCGGTATGAAACCGGCTTCCAAACCGGCTGCTGAGACGGCCACGCCAGCCCCCACGGCTGACGTACCCAACGTACCTGAAGCAACCGAACCAGCCGTAGCACCAACGGCTGATGTGCCAGCCAAACCGCGTCCGGCGTTCCGGCCCGGCATGAAACCAAAGCCCGCCACTGAGGCGGTTGCACCCGCCGAAACCCCCGTAGTGCCGCCAACGGAACCGGCTGCCGAAACGCCTGCCGCTCCGACCTCTGCCGATGTGGCGCCCAAACCAAAGCCCGCCTTCCGGCCAACGATGAAGCCGCCGGTAGCCAAACCGGAGCCAATCGAGGAGACGCCCACGGCCGATGCCACGCCCGCCGAAGCCGAAGCCATCGCCATGCAGGATGTAGCCGAGCAGCCGGGCGTAACGGAGCCCATCGCCGAGGCTCTGCCCGAGCCAACTCCCGCGCCCAAACCGCGCCCGGCGTTCAAGCCCACGATGAAGCCCGCCGCCAAACCTATTGCGGACGCGCCCGCTACGCCGGAGCCGGTAGCCGAAACACCATCGAATGCGGCCACGCCCGACGTACCGGCAAAGCCGAAACCCGCGTTCCGCCCGACGATGAAGCCCGCAAAACCCGCCGCGCCGCCCACGGCCGACGTGCCGCCTGCTGCCGAACCCGCGTCATCGGATACGCCTGCGCCATCCGCTGCCGACGACGCCTCATCAACCGACTCACCGACGCCAAAACCCAAACCTGCGTTCCGGCCCACCATGAAGCCAAAGCAGTAA
- a CDS encoding NADH-quinone oxidoreductase subunit J family protein: MDLTALVFFLFIVLTLGGAATVLLTRNVLYAAYSLLLALIGVAGLFVFASADFLAVSQLVIYVGGVLVLVLFGVMLTNKPVRSSSPASDVPSERSNAILTEIRQPWLALALAGGLFWGLFRLLANAHFVMFDRPLPTPATSIDTIGRQLMTEYLLPFEIISILLLVALVGAGFLAKKR, translated from the coding sequence ATGGACCTAACGGCTCTTGTTTTCTTTCTCTTTATCGTCCTCACGCTCGGGGGCGCGGCCACGGTGTTGCTGACGCGCAACGTCTTGTATGCAGCCTATTCGCTGTTGTTGGCCCTGATTGGCGTGGCCGGTCTATTTGTGTTTGCGAGCGCCGATTTTCTGGCCGTGTCGCAATTGGTGATTTACGTGGGGGGCGTGCTGGTGCTGGTATTGTTCGGCGTCATGCTGACCAACAAGCCCGTGCGGTCCTCATCGCCTGCGTCCGACGTACCCAGCGAGCGCTCCAATGCCATTTTGACCGAGATTCGGCAACCCTGGCTGGCGCTGGCGCTGGCGGGCGGCCTGTTCTGGGGCCTTTTTCGTCTGCTGGCCAATGCCCATTTTGTGATGTTTGACCGGCCGCTGCCAACTCCCGCCACCAGTATCGACACCATCGGGCGGCAACTCATGACCGAATACTTGTTGCCCTTCGAAATTATCAGTATCCTGCTGCTGGTCGCGCTGGTGGGGGCAGGCTTTTTGGCGAAAAAACGGTAA
- the nuoK gene encoding NADH-quinone oxidoreductase subunit NuoK, translating into MQPHYAGYLILTAAALFSIGLAVVLTKRHAVVVLMGIELMLNAVNLNLVAFSQYDPDRLQGQVFSLFVMVVAAAEAAVALALIIQVYRHARTVQLDELDELKN; encoded by the coding sequence ATGCAACCTCACTACGCTGGTTATCTGATTCTTACGGCGGCGGCGCTGTTCAGCATAGGGCTGGCCGTTGTGCTCACCAAACGGCATGCGGTGGTCGTGCTGATGGGTATTGAACTGATGCTCAACGCCGTCAACCTGAACCTCGTCGCGTTCAGCCAATATGACCCCGACCGGCTCCAGGGGCAGGTCTTTTCGCTCTTCGTGATGGTCGTTGCGGCGGCTGAAGCGGCGGTAGCGCTGGCGCTCATCATTCAGGTATACCGCCACGCCCGCACGGTCCAACTCGACGAACTGGATGAATTGAAGAACTAG
- a CDS encoding 2OG-Fe(II) oxygenase, protein MTHLFEPLIDGILEKGYGVVDEFLTPDEVTYLRQRLHERHRAGEFREAGIGRAAEPNGQATVEKQIRGDEIVWLDLATATPEETAFLNRIQQFIDYLNQTCYLGLRDYELHYARYPVGTFYRRHLDRFRTDSKRRLSVITYLNDNWQPTDGGQLAVYVPQPGRGTADGTEQTVPIDPIGGRLVCFDSGLLEHEVLPATRDRLSITGWLRTA, encoded by the coding sequence ATGACCCATCTATTTGAACCGCTGATTGACGGTATTCTGGAAAAAGGATACGGGGTCGTCGATGAGTTTTTGACGCCCGACGAAGTAACGTACCTGCGCCAACGACTGCACGAGCGGCACCGGGCGGGCGAATTTCGCGAAGCCGGTATTGGCCGGGCGGCCGAACCGAACGGACAGGCTACCGTTGAGAAGCAGATTCGGGGCGATGAGATCGTCTGGCTGGATCTGGCCACGGCCACGCCGGAAGAAACGGCCTTCCTGAATCGCATTCAGCAGTTTATCGACTACCTGAATCAGACTTGCTACCTCGGCCTCCGCGATTACGAACTCCACTACGCCCGCTACCCGGTGGGTACGTTCTACCGCCGCCACCTCGATCGGTTCCGTACCGACTCGAAACGTCGGCTGTCGGTGATCACGTACCTGAACGACAACTGGCAACCCACCGACGGTGGACAGCTAGCCGTGTACGTACCGCAGCCCGGACGCGGGACCGCGGACGGCACCGAGCAAACCGTACCGATCGACCCCATCGGTGGTCGCCTCGTCTGCTTCGATAGCGGCCTGCTCGAACACGAAGTACTGCCCGCCACCCGCGACCGCCTCAGCATCACCGGCTGGCTACGCACCGCCTGA
- a CDS encoding NADH-quinone oxidoreductase subunit 5 family protein has translation MPDRLPTALLISLLSLPLLGFVALFRVGAARWAGWLGAGLTGLGLAMATYLALTVPQPMVWQTDWVQLAGKAISLQFQLDGLGRLMLVLVHLVALLVQLYSLEYLHDEPRLGRYFAYLQLFVGAMLGIILAGNLLILYGFWELVGLASFLLIGFWYDRPAAASAAKKAFLMNRVGDAAFLLGILMTYWQTGSFAFADAPLTTGAGICLFMGCVAKSAQFPLLTWLPDAMEGPTPVSALLHAATMVAAGIFLLARIHPMLSPDALLLVTIVGTLTTLWAGFSALYQTDIKRVLAFSTVSQLGLMVAAMGTGNVGGALFHLMTHAFFKAALFLAAGNVIHAVHTQDMRLMGGLRRALPVTFVTYLLAAAALAGVPLLSGFLSKEVILGGAVGWAAERGGAATLIPVALLASSALTALYMARQVRLIFFGETSVDPHQTPHEPGWLMRGPVVLLVGLSVGFWFSLNPLSAHHSWLLVSLNAPTLPEGSAWLGWLSVGLVGLGGWLGFRLRDPAPTSALVQASIHYGYLDQLYDRWVVVPVLWVASLLYRTDQRVVDGAVNGVGIGTVLLAHLARFLDRFGVDGLVNGAGRLAQTLGGLARSVQSGRVQTYIATAVAVVVLLLLWMI, from the coding sequence GTGCCCGATCGTTTACCCACTGCGTTATTGATTAGCCTGTTGAGCTTACCCCTGCTGGGCTTCGTAGCCCTGTTTCGGGTGGGTGCGGCGCGTTGGGCGGGTTGGCTGGGTGCTGGCCTTACGGGGCTCGGCCTGGCGATGGCAACGTACCTGGCCCTCACGGTCCCGCAGCCGATGGTCTGGCAAACGGATTGGGTACAACTAGCTGGTAAAGCCATTTCGCTCCAATTTCAACTCGACGGATTGGGGCGATTGATGCTCGTACTCGTGCATCTGGTGGCCTTGTTGGTACAGCTCTATTCGCTCGAATACCTGCACGACGAACCCCGGCTAGGCCGTTATTTCGCCTATCTTCAGCTCTTCGTGGGGGCCATGCTGGGGATTATTCTGGCTGGTAACCTGCTGATTCTGTACGGTTTTTGGGAACTCGTAGGCTTGGCCTCGTTCCTGCTAATTGGCTTCTGGTACGACCGGCCCGCGGCGGCGTCGGCAGCCAAAAAAGCCTTCCTGATGAACCGGGTGGGCGACGCCGCCTTTCTGCTCGGTATCCTGATGACATACTGGCAAACCGGTTCGTTTGCCTTTGCCGATGCGCCGCTGACTACCGGCGCGGGTATCTGCCTGTTTATGGGGTGCGTAGCCAAATCGGCGCAGTTTCCGCTGCTAACCTGGCTGCCTGACGCTATGGAGGGTCCTACGCCCGTGTCGGCCCTGCTGCACGCGGCCACGATGGTAGCCGCCGGTATTTTTCTGTTGGCCCGCATTCATCCGATGCTCTCACCCGATGCTCTGCTGCTGGTAACCATCGTGGGTACGTTGACGACGCTGTGGGCGGGTTTTTCGGCCCTTTACCAGACCGACATCAAACGCGTACTGGCCTTTTCGACGGTGTCCCAACTGGGTTTGATGGTGGCGGCGATGGGAACGGGCAACGTGGGCGGGGCGCTGTTTCACCTGATGACCCACGCCTTCTTTAAAGCCGCTCTGTTTCTGGCGGCGGGCAACGTGATTCATGCCGTGCACACGCAGGATATGCGCCTGATGGGCGGCCTGCGGCGCGCCCTGCCGGTTACGTTCGTCACGTACCTGCTGGCGGCGGCGGCGTTGGCCGGTGTACCGCTGCTGTCGGGTTTTCTGTCCAAAGAGGTTATTCTGGGCGGGGCGGTTGGCTGGGCTGCCGAGCGCGGTGGCGCGGCCACGCTTATTCCGGTGGCATTGCTGGCTTCATCGGCGCTGACGGCCCTGTACATGGCCCGTCAGGTGCGGCTCATTTTCTTCGGCGAAACGTCGGTCGATCCGCACCAAACTCCGCACGAACCGGGTTGGCTCATGCGCGGGCCGGTCGTGCTGCTGGTTGGGTTGTCGGTGGGGTTCTGGTTTTCGCTTAACCCGCTCTCGGCTCACCACAGCTGGTTACTCGTCAGCCTGAATGCCCCTACGCTGCCCGAAGGCTCCGCCTGGCTGGGCTGGCTATCGGTTGGGCTGGTTGGGCTGGGGGGCTGGCTTGGGTTCCGGCTGCGCGACCCGGCGCCAACGAGTGCACTGGTGCAGGCGTCGATACACTATGGCTACCTCGACCAACTCTACGATCGATGGGTGGTTGTGCCGGTGTTGTGGGTTGCTTCGCTGCTATACCGGACTGATCAGCGCGTGGTCGACGGCGCCGTCAACGGCGTGGGCATCGGTACCGTGCTGCTGGCACACTTGGCGCGTTTTCTCGACCGGTTCGGTGTCGATGGGCTGGTGAATGGGGCGGGGCGGCTGGCGCAAACCCTGGGCGGCCTGGCCCGATCCGTGCAGAGCGGGCGCGTGCAAACCTACATCGCGACGGCCGTTGCCGTGGTGGTACTGCTACTTTTGTGGATGATATGA
- a CDS encoding complex I subunit 4 family protein, which produces MLLSLLIFLPIAASLVAALVPERLSLLRWLTVAVLATEVLLAALVYGQFDATNPAHQQLEQADWITLPLGNLGRISIDYLIGIDGISLPLVLLTAIIMLVGAISSWQITKRPNAYFSLYLLLTGTIMGCFVALDFFLFFLFFEFMLLPMYFLIGLWGGPRREYASIKFFLYTLAGSVLILLVMIGLSLSVIDPVSTALAAGLINNPADMTAEVLALIQQQLATGQLDPAQLVHTFDWRYMADGRNYLPNALLSGLNDVLVGNVPVRTWAFWAVFVGFAIKLPIVPVHTWLPDAHVEAPTPVSVVLAGVLLKIGGYGLIRVVWGFFPDAASEYTVVLAGLGALSIVYGGLNALAQYDLKKMIAYSSVSHMGFVLLGVASTTGEGVNGAVYQMVSHGVLSAMLFLLTGVLYDRTHDRRIDSYRGLMTPMPQYATLTAVAFFASLGLPGFSGFVGELFTLMGSYQSAYVPGWITAISTLGIVLAAAYFLWTLQRMFFGPVWVRAHSTEAPANSPHVLADLDPRERLMLVPLGVLALLLGLFPNWVFSLSHAAVAQWLLKFTVD; this is translated from the coding sequence ATGTTACTTTCTCTACTGATTTTTTTGCCGATTGCGGCGTCGCTTGTAGCCGCGCTGGTTCCCGAACGCCTCTCGCTCCTGCGCTGGCTGACGGTGGCCGTGCTGGCGACAGAAGTGCTGCTGGCCGCTTTGGTCTATGGTCAGTTCGACGCTACCAATCCGGCTCATCAGCAACTGGAACAAGCCGACTGGATCACCCTGCCGCTGGGTAATCTGGGCCGTATTTCCATCGATTACCTGATCGGCATCGACGGGATAAGCCTGCCCCTTGTGCTGCTGACGGCCATCATCATGCTGGTGGGAGCCATTTCCTCGTGGCAGATTACGAAGCGCCCCAACGCCTATTTTTCGCTCTACCTGCTGCTGACGGGCACCATCATGGGCTGTTTCGTGGCGCTCGACTTCTTCCTGTTCTTTCTCTTTTTCGAGTTCATGCTGCTGCCGATGTACTTCCTCATCGGCCTGTGGGGCGGCCCCCGGCGCGAATACGCTTCCATTAAGTTTTTCCTTTACACGCTGGCCGGGTCCGTACTGATTCTGCTGGTGATGATTGGGCTGTCGCTGTCGGTGATCGACCCTGTCTCGACGGCGCTAGCGGCTGGCCTCATTAACAACCCGGCTGATATGACTGCCGAGGTGCTTGCCCTGATTCAGCAGCAACTGGCGACGGGGCAACTCGACCCCGCTCAACTCGTGCACACGTTCGACTGGCGGTACATGGCCGATGGCCGTAATTACCTGCCCAACGCCCTGCTCAGCGGACTGAACGACGTGCTCGTCGGCAACGTACCCGTACGTACCTGGGCGTTCTGGGCTGTTTTTGTGGGTTTCGCCATCAAGCTGCCCATCGTGCCCGTGCACACCTGGCTGCCCGATGCGCACGTTGAAGCGCCCACGCCGGTATCGGTGGTGCTGGCCGGGGTGCTGCTCAAAATCGGCGGCTACGGCCTGATTCGCGTAGTGTGGGGCTTCTTCCCGGATGCCGCGTCGGAGTACACGGTCGTGCTGGCAGGGCTCGGCGCGCTCAGCATCGTATATGGTGGCCTCAACGCACTGGCGCAGTATGATCTGAAGAAGATGATCGCCTATTCATCGGTGTCGCACATGGGCTTTGTGCTGCTGGGTGTCGCCTCGACCACCGGCGAGGGCGTCAACGGGGCCGTTTACCAGATGGTCAGCCACGGCGTGCTGTCGGCTATGCTCTTTCTGCTGACGGGTGTATTGTACGACCGGACGCACGACCGGCGCATCGACTCGTATCGCGGGCTGATGACGCCCATGCCGCAGTATGCCACGCTCACCGCCGTTGCGTTCTTTGCGTCGCTGGGGCTACCGGGGTTCTCGGGGTTTGTGGGCGAACTGTTTACGCTCATGGGCAGCTACCAGTCGGCCTACGTACCCGGCTGGATCACGGCTATTTCTACGCTTGGTATCGTGCTGGCGGCGGCTTATTTCCTCTGGACGCTGCAACGCATGTTTTTCGGCCCGGTCTGGGTACGTGCCCACAGCACCGAAGCCCCCGCAAACAGCCCCCACGTGCTGGCTGATTTAGACCCGCGCGAACGGCTGATGCTCGTGCCGCTGGGTGTGCTGGCGCTGCTGTTGGGGCTATTTCCGAATTGGGTGTTCTCGTTGAGCCACGCCGCGGTGGCCCAGTGGCTACTTAAATTTACGGTTGACTGA
- a CDS encoding GNAT family N-acetyltransferase, which yields MNRIISYQPLYKADFKRINAEAISETFPLETHDLEQLDQPETYILANGGTILLAEYEGLIVGTVGLVYSGPGEYELVKLAVSQSWREIGTGRRLCEAAIEHARRQGARRIWLEANTALKSAIHIYESLGFVYIPLAPSPYSRANVRMELRLTDSGRWMPYSTNRRWSVNRKFK from the coding sequence ATGAACCGCATTATCAGCTACCAGCCTCTTTACAAAGCTGATTTTAAGCGCATCAACGCTGAAGCCATCTCGGAAACGTTTCCGCTGGAAACGCACGACCTGGAACAATTGGATCAACCCGAGACCTATATCCTCGCCAACGGCGGCACCATCCTGTTGGCCGAATACGAAGGCTTGATTGTGGGCACGGTAGGCCTCGTTTATTCAGGACCGGGCGAGTATGAACTGGTTAAACTGGCGGTTTCTCAATCGTGGCGGGAGATCGGCACGGGACGCCGTTTGTGCGAGGCGGCTATCGAGCACGCCCGTCGGCAGGGAGCGCGGCGGATCTGGCTCGAAGCGAACACGGCCCTCAAATCGGCCATTCACATCTACGAAAGTCTGGGATTCGTGTATATCCCGCTCGCACCCAGCCCCTATTCGCGCGCCAACGTGCGGATGGAACTCCGCCTCACCGACTCAGGACGCTGGATGCCTTACTCGACCAACCGGCGCTGGTCAGTCAACCGTAAATTTAAGTAG
- a CDS encoding sigma-54-dependent transcriptional regulator, with product MPPTLLLIDDEPRLRQLLARMLQLEGYTVLEAETGRAGLHVLEREPVHAVLCDVKLPDGSGIAFTEQIKQTYPATEVIVLTAYGTIADGVTAIKNGAFDYITKGDDNDRILPLVSRAIEKAQLQFRIRELEDKVAQRYGFERILGTSKAIRQAIDLARKVAVTDTTVLLMGETGTGKEVFAQAIHQASRRASGTFVAINCGALSKDILESELFGHRAGAFTGASRDQKGLFAEAHKGTLFLDEIGEMPLDLQAKLLRVLETHEFLRVGDTKPTKVDVRVIAATNRGLEQEANAGHFRLDLYYRLSVFSIDLPPLRDRPADVPELALRFAQESAAKLGKRDLRLSEAFVQKLQQHSWKGNIRELKNVIERAVILSDTNVLDADVLPADMQSGTFDAAAMDLASVEKGHIGRVLRHVNGHKPEAARLLGIGLTTLYRKMAEYGIE from the coding sequence ATGCCACCGACCCTGCTGCTTATCGACGACGAACCCCGCCTGCGCCAGTTGCTGGCCCGAATGCTGCAACTGGAAGGCTATACGGTGCTGGAAGCCGAAACGGGCCGCGCGGGGCTGCACGTTCTTGAACGGGAGCCCGTACACGCCGTGCTCTGCGACGTGAAACTGCCCGATGGTAGCGGTATTGCCTTCACCGAGCAGATCAAACAAACGTACCCAGCCACAGAAGTGATCGTGCTGACGGCCTACGGCACCATTGCCGACGGCGTGACAGCCATCAAAAACGGTGCGTTCGATTACATTACGAAAGGCGACGACAACGACCGGATTCTGCCATTGGTGAGCCGGGCGATCGAAAAGGCGCAGTTGCAGTTCCGGATTCGGGAGCTGGAAGACAAGGTGGCGCAGCGGTACGGTTTCGAGCGCATCCTGGGTACGTCGAAAGCCATCCGGCAGGCGATCGACCTGGCGCGCAAGGTGGCGGTAACCGACACGACGGTGCTGCTGATGGGCGAGACCGGTACGGGCAAAGAAGTCTTCGCGCAGGCCATTCATCAGGCTAGTCGGCGTGCGTCCGGTACGTTCGTGGCGATCAACTGCGGTGCGTTGAGCAAAGACATTCTCGAAAGCGAGCTTTTCGGCCACCGGGCCGGGGCGTTTACGGGCGCGAGTCGGGATCAGAAAGGCCTGTTTGCGGAAGCCCACAAAGGCACGCTCTTCCTCGACGAAATTGGCGAAATGCCCCTCGACCTACAGGCCAAGTTGCTCCGCGTGCTCGAAACGCACGAGTTTCTGCGGGTGGGCGACACCAAACCCACCAAAGTCGACGTGCGCGTGATTGCGGCCACCAACCGGGGGCTGGAACAGGAAGCCAACGCGGGCCATTTCCGGCTCGATCTGTACTACCGGCTGTCGGTGTTCAGCATCGACCTACCGCCCCTCCGCGATCGCCCCGCCGACGTACCTGAGCTGGCGCTGCGGTTTGCGCAGGAGTCGGCCGCCAAGCTGGGCAAACGCGACCTTCGGCTGAGCGAGGCGTTCGTGCAGAAATTGCAACAGCATAGCTGGAAAGGCAACATCCGCGAACTGAAAAACGTGATCGAGCGCGCGGTGATCCTGTCAGATACCAACGTGCTGGATGCCGACGTACTCCCCGCCGACATGCAGTCAGGTACGTTCGACGCGGCAGCGATGGACCTGGCCTCGGTCGAGAAAGGGCATATCGGACGGGTGCTGCGCCACGTCAACGGCCACAAACCCGAAGCCGCCCGCCTCCTCGGCATCGGCCTAACCACGCTCTACCGCAAAATGGCAGAGTACGGGATTGAGTAG